The following DNA comes from Oncorhynchus clarkii lewisi isolate Uvic-CL-2024 chromosome 22, UVic_Ocla_1.0, whole genome shotgun sequence.
gaaacggctagcttagttagcggtggtgcgcgctaaatagcgtttcaatcgatgacgtcacttgctctgagaccttgaagtagttgttccccttgctctgcaagggccgcggcttttgtggagcgatgggtaacgatgcttcgtgggtgattgttgttgatgtgtgcagagggtccctggttcgcgcccgggtatgggcgaggggacggtctaaagttatactgttacatattgACACTTCATTATAATAACTTCAAGCAAAACAACTTGTGTTGTAAGTCCCTGTGACAATGGCATCACTCCTCGCCATAAAACATTCTGGTGATTCCCAGGGGTCATTACTGAGCCAAGTCCACTAGGACCTCGATGACCCAATGGATCTGGGCACATTCAACATCGAGGAGAGGGAGAGGCCCGTTGGAGAAGACCAAGACCAGGGAGCAGTTCTGGGCTCGGTTCAGAGAGGAGgtaaaaacatttgttttcaaATGTTGTGATGAAAACAATGTTACATCAATTGTGTTGGATAAACTAAGACAGCTATTAATCACTCATTTTCTGTTTTGTGCTGTAATTAGGTCATGAATCCATATCTTGTTGGCCTCAAGGACAGCCTAGACTGGAGGTTCCAGCACCTGGAGATTCTGGGGGCCTTCAGTGTGTTGGGACCTCAGGCTGTGTTCTCTAGTGAGAAGTTAAACACCTTTAACCTGACTCTCCTCTCCAGGCAGTTCTTGCAAGCGCCAGAGGCTGCTATGCTGCAAGAGTGGCCCGCTTACAAGCAACATGTGCTAGTTGGAGCATTCAAGGTATGGCATGAGTGTGATAATCTTTTGAAGACAACATTTTAGGCCAGTGTTGCCCAACCCTTTTTCCTGTTGAACTCCCACTCTGTTGGCTCTTCTTTAATGTTGTACATCTTTTTGTGTTTCAGGGCTTGGACCAGCTGATGGCAAAGACAAAGCTGGCCTCGCATTTTGATGATTGGGGACAGCTCTAGCGCCGTCTTACCCAGCTGGTATCAATCGCACTGACTATACCAGTGTCTTCCATTAATTGTGAGAGGGACTTCTCTGCAATGCAACAAGTAAGAATATTTAAATGTGAAAGTAGATCATCTTTGTCCCTCACCCATCTCTTATTATTATTTCTGTTATTTCAGGTCAAAACAGACTTGAGGAACAGCATCTAGCCACCTGCCACCATCAATGGCCACCCCCATCAAGGAGCTTCGAGGGAGGTCGTTGGAAATCTTTTTCCCGAAAGCCCAATAGTTTACAGCCTTTGTCAGAGCACATTATTCTGTCAGAAATAGGTTGTCGTCAGAATCTGGAAAGAGATTTCCAACACTCTTTTGTGAGGAACATGAATtagtggactaatgtcaagataaACTTTTTATTTCAAAAATGTCTCTGTTTCTTTAGATAGCTGCAGCACTCAACCTTAAATTGCATCCTGTataccaggtattcccaaactgcgCAATGcagtcgggggtacgccaaataaaaatgtgattcacattaaaaaatatattattttaaaaaattcaaacagtacatttatattttcaacAGGGATTTACATTtgggtttttttctcgcctgagtagcctcgtttcactgcccaaAATAAAAATTTGACCATCAAGTaatcagcgaaataacaacaatgtcaaatacaggtagcctagtcaaataattaacatcctatcacattaactgttactctctcGCGAGAAACCTTCATtcttgcacagacatttagaaactaaacatgaccatttgaaaaataagccacaggagtttgaGTGAGAATAAAGACAACTTTCGAGGAGTAAGACGTgaataaaagcaacagataccattaataagaaggggctagaactttcttatatggtgagctaccgagtggctaggacaggcaagccccatactattgtggaggactttattcttcctgctgccgcagaTATGGCTGGGAAAAGGCCCCCAAAAAAcaatacagacaatgccttcatcaaataacactgtttcacgacgcatcagtgacatggcaggagatgttttgaaacgattactgctttgcatacaagccagtgaattatatgtgttacagctggatgagtcaataCGTGGCGGGCCTGACACAGCTGGTATAAATCTGTTACGTTTACaagggggtcaattaaggaagacataatatacgacaactactagaCATAATAGAACATTATGAAACATTAAGaagccaggcctggtatttataggggattttgaaaaggcatttgataaattAAGAttggattttatttataaatgcctggattttttttcaatttcggtGATTCTCTTGTAAAATTAGTAATGATAACGTATGGCAAcaccaggtgtaaaatagtaaataatggctacttatCATAGTTCTGAATAGCTAAACAAGGGTGTTCGCTGTCACCATATATAttcgttatggccatcgaaatgctagctaataaaatcagatccaataacaggattagaaatccaaggcttaaaaacaaaggtgtccatgtatgctgatgactcaagtCCGAacgctagatccctgcaatgtctcattgaagatctagataacttttctggactctctggactaaaacctcaTTATGATATTATgtattggatctttaaaaaaatacaacttttacattaccctgcagtttacctataaaatgggctgatggtgaagtagacatactcggtattcatatcacaaaagatataaataagctctccacaatgaatttcaatagaaaagttgtaaaaatagacaagatcctgcaaccatggagaggtaaatacctgtctatttatggaaaaattgccctgattaactccttagtcatatctcagtttactcacttatgGTGCTGCCTACTGATGattcgtttttcaaatcatatgagaaAAACATATTTCgctttatctgggacgctaaaTCAGACTAAATAAAGCgggcctatctatataatgaatatgaattgggtgtgttgagattattaaatataaaagcactaaacctatATAAACTTCACTTATTCAAAAGTTTaacttgaaccctaaatggttctcaagtagattactaagaaaagctcatccattgtttaaaaaggGTATTTTctcctttgtgcagattgccaagtatctttttcaaacaagaattgcagagctggctacaatttcaatttcatcacCCTGAAAAGAcggaacaaatattacaacaaatattatggctgaactcaaatgtgctctTTGataaaaatacctgtatttatgggaaagatgtttaaAAAGGGTATTTTGatcttaaattatattgtaaattggaatgttAAAGTTgtgtccttcatggagttatcagaattgtacaggaaggtctgctcaatccaagagtacaaccaactgattacagcattaccccaaaaatggaggaggcaggtggcagtgggaggaggtagggaactggtctgtctgcccaatataaaggatcaaaacttgcggaggaataaaaatagcataaataggaaagtataccagtttaatttgaggaccaggatgttgacaactgtgccatacagattgcaaaatagttgggaagagatttttgatgtacagattccatggtacagggtgtatgagttgatatataaaacaacacaAGAATCAAGACGtcatgcttttcagctaaaattattatatagaattcttgccaccagcaaaatgttgaatattttgggcataaaatcatcaaagctctgcagattttgttgtgaggatacagaatcaataaaccatttattttggtattgccctcaggttcaggaatggctgaaaatgcatagcattgatctaaaatgtaccctagaaatagtactgttaggagatctggagagaccgggtcagccaattactaatatactaatactctaaGTAAAATTATTTATCTTCAACTTGTAATCTGTGGATTCACTGATGCAATCATGATTCAACATTGTttatttccgagttcccagttgtgtttaaagcaccataaatccagagaatgccagactttgatgacaaaatttgcccactaAGGACTGCCTGTTAAAGTGAGCACATCAAAACAAAGTGAGTCcagaaatgtattgtatgctgctacataaatcatgtaatatgccagggagatagtaTTACTTtcatagctacagtatacattagtgtttgttgtgtagtaagctgttagtagcccatgcgCCTCACCCttataatttggtccctttaaccctcaatttagcctactgttctgacttggtggtgcacatgtagcctatagcctgttttagagaaatgtcatctaATATTGTAAGcactttcattgtctgcttatatgccccctttatttatcctatgtttctgacttggtgtacagggagaatactgtaagaacggcctatgttctgaattctgtcgctgtacatttcaaaagtgctgaacaaatagttatattgactacatctgTCCTAGATCGCTcattgtcttaatcgaaattacagattgcctcgtagccgctcgtcgtccccttactccatagtttgtacatatcatttgtcagtagaaaccacatttgtttaagcaagtcaaccatatcagctatgtttttttaaggcAGAAAATTAGGCTACATTAACTGTTTCGCtgtcagacaaggctccgctgatagccaggtgtagcagtggtaaggtgttgggactctgctatTGGGACAGTTTTATtaaggccctaacagtttgtgggcactgtttgtcaccattatagggACACTGTCCTGTGTcgggtgccgtctttcagatgggacgttaaatgggtgtcctgactctctgaggtcattaaagatcctatggcgtaagagtaggggtgttaaccccggtgtcctggctaaattcccaatctggccctcaaaccatcaagatcacctaataatccccagtttacaattggctcattcatcccccatgtcgttgctgtaaatgagaacgtgttctcagtcaatttacctggtaaaataacggataaattaaaaaaataaatactaatAATTCAAaaatagtgcaattcatgtattgtttagtgttgtgttgtgtagtggctttgctggcatacatttttttttaagtgttacATGCTAATATCGCAACtggacagacaggtggacagTATATGGACACATTTTCAATAATTGACTTACCTGTGGACTGGATCTTGAGCTCAAAGTAACTCTTGTTTTGGTGCAGGGGAGCGTTGGCAAGGCAACAACCGGTGCCACATATTCTCCGGCCACTCTTCACTATGACTACATCGGTGCCTAAAGGAGAAAGaaatctaaatattttttttatttacgaCTGCAGTGCCGAAAACAGCCAGGTGGATGTTAGACCCCTAGCAAGCTACGTTGATTTGTTAGCCAAGTTAGGCTAACCAGACCGGCCTTTACAGCTTAAAAAACAACCGTCGGAAAGTTTTTGCCTCTCACCCATATGATGCGTGTCTAACTGGACGGTGGGCATTTCTTTGAGAAGAAGATGCCCCGTTCCCCCATCTCCGCAGCATCCCAGACAACACGTAAACATTGCAGCAATTTTACACGGTCTCTTCtacttaccacagccacaaagtcataaaccccgtgTATTTCTACAATGTAACTTCTTTAAATGTGATTTTTAAACCTAAACTatactgctaaccttatgcctaaccttaaatgaagaaCACAAAGCACATTTCAGTTTTCATGAAttttacgatatagccaatttgtggctgtggtaactagtggaaaccttCCTTGCGCTGAAATATTATCCGGAAACAGAGTCACATCGACAAAGTCAACGAGCTCTGAAAGAGCTCATGAGAAAAGCTACCATCATTATGAAACAGGGACACCTGGTGGGCTCCATAACACAGTGTCATGAGCCAAACATACGCTCCTCTCAAATGCGTCCAATCGCATTGCTTGCGAAGATACGCAGATGCTCCTGATGGCATGGAAACAAGGGAAGAAAATCAAGgtcaacatatatatatttttttacacgtGACTTAGTAGCTATTGGTTATCAATGTGTCAAGCATTGGGACACACGACATGATCGTGTGTGGAGTGGCAATTCCATCTCCTGCCAAAAAAGGGGAAAATGCCTATAATGAACACCCCTAATGTTGCTGGGTAGACCTATATGTagtgagttttttttattttatgtaaGGAGCACTTTCAGTAGCATATCACTAAGTCCTTTGATAGTGCTTCCAATTGGCTACTTTGTATCCATGCACTGAGCATTGGTGGAGTTGAACATTAATTTACAAACTTAAACTCATACCTGATGTTCATATCTATctagctatctatctatctatctatctatctatatatatatatatatatatgtacatatatatatatatatatatacatacatacatacatatatatacatacatacatatatatatatatatacatatatatacatacatacatatatatacatatatatatacacatatatatatacacctatatacatacacacacacatatatatacatatgcatGCTGATTgcctgaaagccgtggtatatgagACCGATCTAATTACGTTTCTAAcccgtttataatagcaataaggcacctcgggggtttgtggtacatggccaatataccacgggtaagggctgtatccaggcactccactttgtgttgtgcataagaacagcccttagccgtggtatattggtcaattaccacaccccctcgtgccttattgcttaaatagatTATCGTTATTACTTCATAATGATGTATAAAAGTGGGGCGATAGACACAGTGAACAAAAACCGGGTGACTAAAAACATAGTGGTTGTGACAGTCTTTCATGCTGTAATGTTTTGCATGGCAACAGTCCCCCTCCCAACTCCAACTTGCAGGGATCCTCTGCATTTTTCGTACTGAAAAAGAAAACGCATCTTGTTTGTGAAACGTAAAAAAATGTGTGCGTAAAACCGTTGTCCATTAATATTACTGAGATGGTTTCATTTTCTGCGCGCCCCTTGTATCGGGCGCTATTTGGAGCTGGAAGGTTCACTACAGCATAGCACTGTGATCATGAAATGGTTAATTTTTCTCCCGGAAAGGGCGAAGTCTGCACAGCAACAAGAAGTATGATTGCGTTGGACTGTGCGTCTCAGCAGCTGGTGAGGTTTTTTCCCCCCCAGTTGCATGTTGCTTTACGCCTGCAAAAGCTGTCATAACCATACCCAATACCTTGCCAATAGGACATACTCGTGTGTGATCTAAATTATACACTGCAACTCGTTTATACTGAGTGGTAATCGTAAGTGTAAGTTTGTGTTTATGTAGCATAGCTTCTACTGCTAAGGAAACGTTTCAGCGGGCTTTTACCGTTGAGGCAGGGAACTTTAATCGTTACCATCTCTTCTGCATATAGAACAGTTGGATGAAACGGTTGTGTTGTGCGTGCAACTTTAACGATTGCGTGATATGTCGTCTCAGTAAACAAAACAAATCTAGCGTGAACACTAAAAAGTAGGTCGTTGAATTTAGGCAAGGGTCCGTGGCGAAGCGTCTTTCATACAAATAGCCAATGCAACTGGCatgatgttccacagcgctttcTATTTTCATCCTTTACGCGGACACATCGACGCTTCTCATTTTGACGGTGGCTGAATTTTAACACCAGTCGCAGGAGTTTCGTGCGTTTTAGCCAGTGTTGTGTGTAATTCTAGTGATGTGCATTTCCACCATCACTGGCTCTGAATCATTGCGCTGCTAGGTGATGTAGATAAACGGGTATGTATGATTGATGAATAGTGTATTGACCCATTATTTTCGATTAGTTCTCCACTCAATCCTGGTTGTCTTTTTTTTCAGAGCACCATGGAGCTTCTCGAGGAGGATCTCACCTGCCCAATTTGCTGCTGTCTCTTTGAGGACCCGCGAGTTCTGCCGTGCTCGCACAGCTTCTGCAAGAAGTGCTTGGAGGGGATTCTGGAGGGGAACAACCGAGGACCTGTTTGGAGACCCCCATTCAAATGTCCCAGTTGCCGCAAGGAGACCCCTCAAAACGGCATAAACACCCTCCAGATCAACTACTCCTTACGCGGAATTGTAGAGAAATACAACAAAATCAGACTTTTACCCAGGATGGTGCTGTGCAAACACCACAGTGGTCAACCGCTTAATATATTTTGTGCCACAGACTTTAAACTTATTTGTGGATTTTGCATAACAACTGGCGACCATAAAGGACATACATTCTGTGCCCTGGAAGACGCATATGAGCAGGAGAAAGCTGCGTTTGAGGAGCTGTTCCAGGGAGTGGAGAACTGGCGCAGCGCAGATACCATAACCTGCCTGGAGACACTGGAAGCCAGTAAGAAGAATGCACTGCAGTTAGTTTCCAGGGATGCAGAGAAAGTAACGGACTATTTCGTCAAACTGATCAGCACCCTGGACCACAAAAAGAACGAGATCCTCTCTGATTTCGAGACGCTGAAGTTGGTGGTGATGCAAGCCTACGATCCCGAGATTAACAAACTAAGCGCGGCGTTGGAGGAGCAGAGACGCGCGCTCAGCATCGCTGAGTCCTTCAGGAATGTGACTGACCCCCTCTGCTTCCTCCAGCAGATGCAGGAGTTCAGGGAGAAGTTGCGCGTTGTCCGAGAAACGACGCTACCCTCCCGGATAGACATGGATGTCGGTCACATGGTCCGGAGCTTCGACGTCAAAAATTGGGACTTGGTGAAGCTCAAAGATGTGGACAAGCTCTCGGTCCCCCAAGAGAGTAGCGCGTATTGCTCAACGACCCAGCGTGTCAGTGGCAGAACGCTGGGGAGAGTCATCGTGATTGTTGTGTGCCTGTTACTATACGCCCTGGTGCTTCCGCAGCTGGACAGCCTGACCGTGGTGTCAGCCCAAGTCTCCTCGCTCTGCCATAGTTGCCTGCCCGTGCTATCTGGCTGGCTGGAGATGGCTACCGGTGCGTGGCAGTGCTGGAGAGAGGTAGTGGATGCCTGGTGGGTGCGTGGCTGAAATGTATCCTGAACCTCTTTCACACAACTGGCTAATTTCTTTGACGTCGTAGGTTGCTTTAGATTTCCAAATATGTTATTTTTGGATCTGAAGCAAGCTGCAGCAGTCTGATAGAAAGCCTATATGTAAATGTTATAGGCCTAAGtagatttattttaaaaaattagaAAGCTATTCAAGTATTTACAAGCACATATGTATCATGATTTTAGTATTTTATATAGAATATATAAACAGAACAACCATAACACTTAACGAGAATCAAAACACTATTGCAGTACATTGAATGTTGTCAGATTTGAGAACAGCTTGTTTGGTGAATGTTAAGCAGCAGCTCTGTCCTGGAGCACCAGCCATCCTTCTCCAAGCCATATGATCACACACTTTAACAACTACAAGTCAAAGCCTGAGTCACCTCATGTGCATATTAAAGTAAATAATGATTATGCCATAGGCTAGATTATTTAGCAAAGGCCTAATATTTACACCTAGAAAGTCTGAGTTTGATTTATTTTTTGCCTTAAGTTTTACGGACAGTCTGTTGTTGTCATAACGCCACATACCGTGTCACCAGCCTCATCTTTTGCCAAAAATAAAACTTAAATTTGGTATTTTTCTTCATCCTTATTTTTGAGTGACTGAGGGGGTTTCACCAAAATTGTCTGGCTGTTTTATGCACGTGCACTTTTCCCGGTAAACGTCAGAAGTGAAGCCTTCTCTATTGGTGTGCACACTGCTCAAGTGAGATGAAATACTGACATTAAGAAATGCCATGCACTCGCTCAGGCGTTCCAAATTCTTGTTTGATGCTGGCCTTCCCTGTGGATCCGTCATCACTGTGCGATTTAACCTCCACGGGGGGGCAAGGTTGAATGTTGCATAACTATACAGACATCGGCATGGTTTGTCTAAATATCACGTTAGGCTATATAGCAATTTAATTTTCATTAttccaaaaaaatgtttttggctTATGCTGactttttatttttgcaaaattGAAAGGCAACAATAAATTATAGCCTACACATCTGGGATGAAATACAGATTGAATCAACTGTACCAGTCCCTGTCAATGTGTGCTCAACTTTGAATGCCATGGGATGTCATAGATGGCACTTGTTGCCTACACTGGGCAACTATGCAATCCGTGCATGTTGCGAGTGGATCACAAAAGAGCAATTCTTAGAACTCATCGCGTTTTTTTTATTCCAACATATAGAAAACAAACCATGTCATAGGCCTACAACTTTTCAATTGAAATTTGCAGCACTGCATGTATATAGGTCCAATAAAAATTCACGTGCAGGCTCTACTGTCCATTGGTCATGTCCTGCAGTTTGGACTTTTCTGAAGGAACGAAATCCTGACGGAAATCCCGTGATCAGACAACAAACCTATCATGAACCTATGATGTAAGCACTGACCACAATTCAGGACCAACGTCACAGCATGTATATATATAGCCCGACTGTTGCCGGGCAAATAAGGGATGAAAATGTAAAGTTGGTCTTTCTCTTTCCTATAATAACTAAATTAATATAACTAATACGACTTCAAACAAATGCAAATATACCTATATATTATATAATTAGGCATAATGATGCACCCAAAATATTGGGTGATGACATGACGTGATGAAAGGGTGCCTGCATGCATAATGATCTTACATAACAATCATTTTCTAACAATTCCAATTAATTATTCAAAATCCAACTAAATTCAACATATTGGATAACATTCCGTGGGAATAACATATaggccagggtttcccaaacttggtcctcggATCCCAAgtggtgcacgttttggtttttgccctaacactacacagctgattcaaataatcaactaataatccagctttgatcatttgaatcagctgtgtagtgttagggtaaaaaaacaaaacgtgcaccacTTGGGATCCGAGGACCGAGGTTGGGAAATGCTGATATACGCTATACCTCTAATTGCATATGGTGCGCAAATTGCGCAATCAACAGAACTGTGTCTCAGAGGCCTTTCTTTACAATAAAACATGTCCACTGATGTATTTATAACCCCCAAAAAGTTATCGACTAAATGTAGATATTTAGTTTATATTATGATGAACACTAGGTGTTTAACCTTTTACTCCCACCCGACACGCAGACGCAGAATATGCAATAGTTTAGGCCGAGTCTGACTAGTGAATTTTATTATTTCTAAAGTAAAATATAtatgatattatatattatattatattataaataataTATGAAGGAACAGATGCGCACTTAAATGACcagaataaaaataaatgtttaaaaaaatgattGGTAGCCTTTTCCAAACGCGCATCGAGAGGTTATAATGCGTGGCCAACACTTTTCTGTTCCCAAACAGACATGTTATTTTATATTTCAAAGGCACTCCATCAGACGTACAATTAGGGCCTCTCACTAAATATTGTCGAATAATTTCACAAAATAAAGCATGGAAAAGTCATGACAAAGGGATGGGTGCTCTTCAAAATAGTTTTAAGAGAAAATACCCGTAATTAAAATGGCAATGTTTTTTTCGCTAATTATGTGCAGTGACAAAGTTTGGGAAGTAAAGGATAAATGCATAGAACTATTTTTGACCAGTGTAAAGCATTCTATACACCAACTGCCTACATAAAGTAAACTCCCCTGAAAACCCACCATAGTCGATTCCCGAAATAGGTCTGTAGAAGTAATTTAGCAATTCAGTTTTTAGGCTAAGCATTTAATTGCAAAAAAATTTATCATATGTATAATTTAAATATTATTTAAATAGCCTTATAAAAACGTGTGGGACACGGATCATCTCGGGATGGTAGTCTATAGTGCAATGTGTGTAGGCTAGGcctatgtgtgtatttgtgtattatACTAAATTAACATATTGCTTTAAAAGTTAGAATAAGCCTAAAATAAGATATGGACTCAAACCACGCATATCCTGACTGCATTTATCTGTCCATGGTAGCCAGTGATAAGCCCTTTTCCCTTCAATTGGCATTGCAGCGTTCTGCACCATTTACTTGTCACAATAACCGTATCCTTGGCTTCCAGGCCTCGCTCACGTTGAAAGTCTGGTAGAGGCTACAAAAACGGTGGCCCAAAAATCAAGCCTGTTATAGGCAAGCCAGAGATCATGAAATCATTTTGCTAAAGTTTCACaataatacaaaacacacactagAATATAGGGCGTGGTTTGGTGGTTGACTGCATTAGCCTGAAACTTTAAATTATATTTTAGGCCACAAGTGATATATAATGGGACTCATCTTGATAACAGGCGACGGGGTTTATTCCATGTGTGATAATTGAT
Coding sequences within:
- the LOC139380614 gene encoding tripartite motif-containing 13-like isoform X1; the encoded protein is MIALDCASQQLSTMELLEEDLTCPICCCLFEDPRVLPCSHSFCKKCLEGILEGNNRGPVWRPPFKCPSCRKETPQNGINTLQINYSLRGIVEKYNKIRLLPRMVLCKHHSGQPLNIFCATDFKLICGFCITTGDHKGHTFCALEDAYEQEKAAFEELFQGVENWRSADTITCLETLEASKKNALQLVSRDAEKVTDYFVKLISTLDHKKNEILSDFETLKLVVMQAYDPEINKLSAALEEQRRALSIAESFRNVTDPLCFLQQMQEFREKLRVVRETTLPSRIDMDVGHMVRSFDVKNWDLVKLKDVDKLSVPQESSAYCSTTQRVSGRTLGRVIVIVVCLLLYALVLPQLDSLTVVSAQVSSLCHSCLPVLSGWLEMATGAWQCWREVVDAWWVRG
- the LOC139380614 gene encoding tripartite motif-containing 13-like isoform X2, which produces MELLEEDLTCPICCCLFEDPRVLPCSHSFCKKCLEGILEGNNRGPVWRPPFKCPSCRKETPQNGINTLQINYSLRGIVEKYNKIRLLPRMVLCKHHSGQPLNIFCATDFKLICGFCITTGDHKGHTFCALEDAYEQEKAAFEELFQGVENWRSADTITCLETLEASKKNALQLVSRDAEKVTDYFVKLISTLDHKKNEILSDFETLKLVVMQAYDPEINKLSAALEEQRRALSIAESFRNVTDPLCFLQQMQEFREKLRVVRETTLPSRIDMDVGHMVRSFDVKNWDLVKLKDVDKLSVPQESSAYCSTTQRVSGRTLGRVIVIVVCLLLYALVLPQLDSLTVVSAQVSSLCHSCLPVLSGWLEMATGAWQCWREVVDAWWVRG